The Myxococcus xanthus genome contains the following window.
TGGAAGCCAATGCCCGCGCCCGGTTCGTGCGCTGGGACTCCGCCCTGTGGCGCGAGCTCACCGGCGGCGCAGCGCAGCGGCTGGGACAAGCCCTGTTCGAGGCGGGGACACCAGCGGCGCAGGGCGAGGAGCTCTTGCGCGCCTACCTCCAGTTGGGCGCGGAGGCCATTGGCCTGGGCTACCTGTACCCCACGAGCGCGGGCCGGCAGAACTTCTTCACCCTCGCCTGGTCGGACCTGATTCCCCGCCTGCTGGCCGCCGTGCCCTCGGCGGAGCGCTCGCAGGTGTTCGCCCAGTTGTGGAACCTGGGGGAGAACCTGGAGTCCGCGCCGCCCTGGGTGCAGCGCATCTTCTGGCGCGTGGGCCGGGAGCTGACGTCGCTCCAGGACATCGAGGCGCGGCTGCGTGAGACCTCCTCCGTGGCCCTGGAGCCGCCCGACGCGCCGCTGGCCGCGCGGGCCCAGGCGCACTGGGTGGACCTGTCGAAGGAGGACAGCCGCTTCCTCCCCGGCCCGATTCACTTCCTGTCCCCCACCGTGGTGTGCGTGCATGACCGGCACCGGCAGGCCGTGGCGGGCCGCGACGCGGCCACGCAGGGCATCTGGCTGGCGGAGACGCCCGTCCGCCTGGGCGCCATGGGCTGCCGCGAGGTGCCGGAGCAGACCCACGTGGAGAGTCCCCACCTGGACGAGGCACTGCGGGAGGACCCGCGCGCGGACGCGTGGTTCGCCACCCTGTCCAATGACTGGCGGGTGGTGGCCACGCTGCACACCTCCCAGCACGTGCTGGTGTTCGTCCCGGAATGAGTCCGTCTCAGAAGCACATCACCCCTGAGGACGTGGCCACGGGCTGGCGCGACGCGCTGGCCCTGTGGGACGTGCGCGTGCAGCTCAGCCCACCCGAGCCGCACGTGGACTTCCACCCCGACGCCAGCCACGCCCAGGAGCCGCTCGCATACATCGACCTGGTGAAGCGCCAGGTCTTCGTCAACTTCAAGCTCCTGGAGGCCATGGAGGCCACGGGCAGCCTCACGGCGGTGCTGGCGCATGAAATCGGCCACCACGCGCGCTTCCCGCACACGCTGGGCTGGGACGCGGAGCTGCGCGTGCAGGAGCAGCGGCTGGTTCCCGGCCTGAAGCAATCCCTCACCAACCTCTTCTATGACTTGCAGGTGAACGAGGTGGTGGGCCGCACGTACGCGGAGGCGCTGTGCGCGGTGTACCGGGGCTTCCAGCGCGTGCAGGGCGGCGAGATGTCGCCGCTGTTCTTCTTCTACCTGGCCATCTACGAGGAGCTGTGGGGCCTGCCCCCTGGGAATCTGGTTCCCGCCGCGCAGCTCGAGCCGATGGAGCAGCGCTACCCCGGTGTTCGCGCCGAGGCGCGCATGTTCGCGCAGACCTTCTACGCGCTGCCCAGCGGCAAGCTCCAGTTCCTCTACTTCTGCGCCACCTTCATCCGCTACATCGAGAAGCCCGCGGACCTGGAGTTCAGCCTGCCGCTGGGCGGGGACGTCTCCGTGCCGGACGTGGACGACCTGGATGCCGCCATCCACGGCAGCAGTCGCTGGGACGACGCGCTGGACGAAGCGGAGGAGCGGGGCTGGCTGGCCCCCTTGAGCACCCGCTCGAAGGAGAAGGACGAGCTGGACTCCATCCACCGCGTCACCGAACACCTGCCCGGCAAGCAGGGCGGAAGGCTGCGACAGGCCCTGGTGGCGAAGCACTATCGGCGGCTGGTGGACCAGCACATCCTGAAGCTCCCCACGACGCCGTCCCAGCCGGAGCCCTACCTGCGCACCACGCCCCAGGCGTGGGAGTACGGCGATGACCCGTCCAGCATCGACTGGACGTTGACGGTGCTGTCCCAGGGCCACCTGGCCGCGGTGTCACCACTGCGCCGCGAGCTGGAGGCGGACCTGCCGCCCCCGTCCGAGCTGGGCGCGCCGTCCGTGGAAATCTACCTGGACACCAGCGGCTCCATGCCCAATCCGGAGCTGAGCCTCAACGCAATGACGCTCGCGGCCCAGGTGCTGTCCGCCTCCGCGCTGCGGAAGAAGGCCACGGTGCGCGGCATCGTGTACTCGCACGGCAACCCGCAGGTGTCGCCGTGGATGTACGACGAGGAGAAGGCGCGCGACTTCCTGCTGAGCTACATCGGCGGAGGCACGCAGTTCCCCTTCGACGTGATGGACGCGCTGTCACGCGAGCGGCCCGATGCGCTGCGCATCATCATCTCCGACAGCGACTTCCTCGCGAACGTCACCGCGGAGAGGCCCCTGGCGCCGGTGCTGGAGTCCATCCGGCGCTCGCGCCTCGTGGTGGCCATCCTCGCTCTTCCCGACGAACTCCGCGCCCGGCAGGCGCTGGCGCCGCTGCTGCGCGAGCGCCGTTTCCGGCTGGTGGTGGTGCGCTGGCCCTCCGACTTCGCGAAGGCGGCCGCCGACCTCGCCCAGGCATTGCTGGAGAATTGAGCCCCATGGCTTTCGACATCCGCGAGATTCAGACGCAGCTCGAGGCAGCCCCCATCGTGTCGCCGTATTCGCATGACCTGGCTCTCGCCATCATCTGCGACACCTTCCGGCTCGCGAAGGTCCGCCCCCCGTCCCGCGCGGACTGGGGCGCCCTGGAGGACCAGGCCCGCTCCCCGCTGTGGCGGGAGCAGGTGGTGATGCTCGCGCACGTGCTGGTGTCCTCGGCGCTGCGGCAGGAGACGGTGCAGGCGCTGAACAAGAACGACGACGCGACGACGCTCCTGCAGCGCTTCTTCCAGGACGTGGCCCCGCTGACGGCGGAGATGATTCGCTCCAACACCTTCCGCCGCGAGGAGTTCATTCGCAAGTGGGTGCGCGTCGTGGGCGGCGAGTGCAAGGGCGAGTCCCCGAAGGG
Protein-coding sequences here:
- a CDS encoding M48 family metalloprotease gives rise to the protein MSPSQKHITPEDVATGWRDALALWDVRVQLSPPEPHVDFHPDASHAQEPLAYIDLVKRQVFVNFKLLEAMEATGSLTAVLAHEIGHHARFPHTLGWDAELRVQEQRLVPGLKQSLTNLFYDLQVNEVVGRTYAEALCAVYRGFQRVQGGEMSPLFFFYLAIYEELWGLPPGNLVPAAQLEPMEQRYPGVRAEARMFAQTFYALPSGKLQFLYFCATFIRYIEKPADLEFSLPLGGDVSVPDVDDLDAAIHGSSRWDDALDEAEERGWLAPLSTRSKEKDELDSIHRVTEHLPGKQGGRLRQALVAKHYRRLVDQHILKLPTTPSQPEPYLRTTPQAWEYGDDPSSIDWTLTVLSQGHLAAVSPLRRELEADLPPPSELGAPSVEIYLDTSGSMPNPELSLNAMTLAAQVLSASALRKKATVRGIVYSHGNPQVSPWMYDEEKARDFLLSYIGGGTQFPFDVMDALSRERPDALRIIISDSDFLANVTAERPLAPVLESIRRSRLVVAILALPDELRARQALAPLLRERRFRLVVVRWPSDFAKAAADLAQALLEN